The following are encoded together in the Phaseolus vulgaris cultivar G19833 chromosome 9, P. vulgaris v2.0, whole genome shotgun sequence genome:
- the LOC137821021 gene encoding uncharacterized protein isoform X2 has product MRLGTLPLTPSYTSFSPNSGLIHDTTDCSRVNRSIKFRVSAKQEKQEENKKKQSLFSSVTEALDFSQVRSAEDAQLIEEAREATRSGERMNREQYGALRRKIGGTYKDFFKSYVDKTCKVCKKDTRGEERQVDNFGRYAHVACLQKSKSGNFFTKFFSW; this is encoded by the exons ATGAGACTTGGAACTCTGCCATTGACTCCTTCATATACCAGTTTTTCTCCAAACTCAGGACTTATACATGACACTACTGATTGCAGCAGAGTGAATAGAAGCATAAAGTTCAGAGTTTCAGCCAAACAAGAGAAGCAAGAAGAGAATAAGAAAAAGCAATCTTTGTTTAGCAGTGTGACTGAGGCTCTTGATTTTTCTCAAGTGAGATCTGCAGAAGATGCTCAGCTTATAGAAGAGGCCAGAGAAGCCACAAGATCCGGAGAAAGGATGAACAGGGAACAG TATGGAGCTCTAAGAAGGAAAATTGGTGGTACATACAAGGATTTTTTCAAGTCTTAT GTTGACAAAACATGCAAGGTATGCAAAAAGGATACcagaggagaagaaaggcaagtgGACAACTTTGGAAGATATGCTCATGTTGCATGTCTACAGAAGTCTAAATCAGGGAACTTCTTTACTAAATTCTTCTCTTGGTAA
- the LOC137821021 gene encoding uncharacterized protein isoform X1 produces MRLGTLPLTPSYTSFSPNSGLIHDTTDCSRVNRSIKFRVSAKQEKQEENKKKQSLFSSVTEALDFSQVRSAEDAQLIEEAREATRSGERMNREQYGALRRKIGGTYKDFFKSYVEVDGEYVEEGWVDKTCKVCKKDTRGEERQVDNFGRYAHVACLQKSKSGNFFTKFFSW; encoded by the exons ATGAGACTTGGAACTCTGCCATTGACTCCTTCATATACCAGTTTTTCTCCAAACTCAGGACTTATACATGACACTACTGATTGCAGCAGAGTGAATAGAAGCATAAAGTTCAGAGTTTCAGCCAAACAAGAGAAGCAAGAAGAGAATAAGAAAAAGCAATCTTTGTTTAGCAGTGTGACTGAGGCTCTTGATTTTTCTCAAGTGAGATCTGCAGAAGATGCTCAGCTTATAGAAGAGGCCAGAGAAGCCACAAGATCCGGAGAAAGGATGAACAGGGAACAG TATGGAGCTCTAAGAAGGAAAATTGGTGGTACATACAAGGATTTTTTCAAGTCTTATGTTGAAG TGGATGGGGAATATGTTGAAGAGGGGTGGGTTGACAAAACATGCAAGGTATGCAAAAAGGATACcagaggagaagaaaggcaagtgGACAACTTTGGAAGATATGCTCATGTTGCATGTCTACAGAAGTCTAAATCAGGGAACTTCTTTACTAAATTCTTCTCTTGGTAA
- the LOC137821022 gene encoding exosome complex exonuclease RRP44 homolog A isoform X2: MLHNKSFVKKTRAGKVMKQVREHYLRDDIYCGAPFCTVCDTSGARLNASPSTTILVVDTNVVLNQIDLLENQAFDNIVVLSIVLEEVKNKNMAVYNRIRALCSNSTKKFYVFSNEYHRDTYVKEMSGETKNDRNDRAIRVATQWYQNHLGGAVKVLLITNDRENKRKASEEGIFAETVESYVKSLDQPDLLDLLVRPASEDVNMEEVEDLRPSKRKVIYSEHKPMSEITSGLHRGIYHQGKLRVNRYNPFEAYVGRESIGDEIVIYGRSNMNRAFDGDVVAVELLPQDQWQEVSSLSIAGEDENEDEDVHLAPNSADVAPRTIPQQGSSGQVNAVPNRPSGRIVGIIKRNWHSYCGSLEPMPMPAGSGGIAHALFVSKDRRIPKLRIQTRQLENLLDKRIIVAVDSWDRQSRYPSGHYVRTIGEIGDRDTESEVVLIENDINTRPFSSQVLACLPPLPWLVSSEDLSNPIRQDLRHLLVFSVDPPGCKDIDDALHCHALPNGNFEVGVHIADVTNFVHPGTPLDDEASQRGTSVYLVERRIDMLPKPLTEDICSLRSDVERLAFSVIWEMTPEADIISTRYTKSVIKSSAALSYVEAQARMDDSRLRDPITTDLRNMNSLAKKMRLRRIERGALTLASAEVKFQIDTETHDPLDIGMYQIREANQMVEEFMLAANVSVAEQILKSFSLCSLLRRHPTPTREMLEPLLQTAAAVGLHLDVSSSKALADSLDHAVGDDPYFNKLIRILATRCMSQAVYFCSGDLSPPEYHHYGLAAPLYTHFTSPIRRYADVIVHRLLAASLGISKLPSVFQDRLQLSSIADNLNYRHRNGQYAGRASVELHTLIYFRKRPTDTEARIVKIRSNGFFVFVPKYGIEGPIYLTKSGKGNGEWYVDEQQQKIKRMDGSLSYSVLQTVQIHMEVVEPQPNRPKLQLTLI; encoded by the exons ATGCTCCACAACAAGTCCTTCGTCAAGAAAACCAGGGCCGGCAAAGTCATGAAG CAAGTGCGGGAGCACTACCTGCGTGACGACATATACTGCGGCGCACCGTTTTGCACCGTTTGCGATACTTCGGGTGCTCGCCTCAACGCTTCCCCTTCAACAACCATTCTTGTCGTGGACACCAATGTCGTGCTCAATCAG ATTGATTTGCTGGAGAATCAGGCATTCGATAACATTGTGGTGTTGTCCATTGTGTTGGAAGAGGTTAAGAACAAGAATATGGCTGTTTACAATCGTATAAGAGCTCTCTGTAGCAATTCCACTAAGAAGTTCTATGTTTTTTCCAATGAGTACCACAG GGATACATATGTTAAGGAAATGAGTGGTGAAACTAAAAATGATAGGAATGATAGAG CTATCCGAGTGGCTACTCAGTGGTATCAGAATCATCTTGGTGGTGCAGTAAAGGTTTTGCTTATAACTAATGATAGAGAGAACAAAAGGAAGGCTAGTGAAGAAGGCATTTTTGCTGAAACAG TTGAGTCATATGTCAAGTCTTTAGACCAACCTGATCTACTTGATCTTCTTGTGCGGCCTGCATCAGAAGATGTGAACATGGAAGAGGTTGAAGATCTTAGACCATCCAAGAGGAAAGTCATATATTCAGAG CATAAGCCAATGTCAGAAATTACTTCTGGTTTGCATCGTGGAATATATCATCAAGGGAAGCTTCGCGTAAACCGTTACAATCCATTTGAAGCATATGTTGGGAGGGAGAGCATTGGTGATGAAATAGTTATTTATGGGCGCTCAAATATGAATCGAGCTTTTGATGGGGATGTTGTGGCAGTTGAACTTCTGCCACAGGACCAGTGGCAAGAAGTCTCATCTCTATCTATAGCTGGTGAAG ATGAGAATGAGGATGAAGATGTCCATCTAGCTCCAAATAGCGCTGATGTTGCACCTAGGACTATTCCTCAGCAGGGTTCTTCTGGACAAGTAAATGCTGTACCTAATCGTCCTTCGGGTCGTATTGTTGGTATTATAAAGAGGAACTGGCATTC GTATTGTGGATCTTTGGAGCCAATGCCTATGCCTGCAGGAAGTGGTGGAATTGCCCATGCCTTGTTTGTCTCCAAAGATCGCAGAATTCCCAAGCTTCGAATCCAAACACGCCAACTTGAGAACCTTTTGGATAAGAGGATTATTGTTGCAGTTGATTCTTGGGATCGTCAGTCTAGATATCCATCAGGCCATTATGTGCGAACTATAGGGGAGATAGGTGATAGAGATACTGAAAGTGAG GTGGTTTTgatagaaaatgatataaatacACGACCATTCTCTTCACAAGTGCTGGCATGCTTGCCACCATTGCCATGGTTGGTCTCTTCTGAAGATTTGTCCAATCCAATCAGGCAGGACTTGCGTCATCTGCTTGTGTTCAGTGTGGATCCTCCAG GCTGCAAGGATATTGATGATGCACTCCATTGTCACGCTCTTCCAAATGGAAACTTTGAAGTTGGAGTTC ATATTGCTGATGTTACAAATTTTGTTCATCCTGGCACTCCACTTGATGATGAGGCTTCACAGAGGGGTACATCTGTCTACCTTGTGGAGCGGCGAATAGACATGCTTCCCAAACCTCTTACGGAGG ATATATGTTCTCTTCGTTCTGATGTGGAAAGGCTAGCATTCTCTGTCATTTGG GAAATGACACCTGAAGCGGACATTATTTCCACCAGATATACAAAAAGTGTCATAAAGTCCTCTGCAGCATTGTCTTATGTTGAAGCACAAGCGAGGATGGATGATAG TCGACTGAGGGATCCCATTACTACAGATTTGAGGAATATGAATAGTTTGGCTAAG AAAATGAGATTGAGGCGCATTGAGAGAGGAGCTTTGACTCTAGCATCGGCTGAAGTCAAATTTCAAATTGACACAGAGACTCATGACCCTCTTGATATTG GAATGTACCAGATCCGGGAGGCCAACCAAATGGTGGAGGAGTTTATGCTTGCTGCTAATGTTTCCGTTGCAGAACAAATTCTTAAAAGTTTTTCGTTGTGCTCATtattaag GCGTCATCCAACTCCAACCAGAGAGATGCTTGAACCCTTATTACAGACTGCTGCTGCAGTTGGCTTGCACTTGGATGTTTCATCATCAAAAGCATTGGCTGATTCTCTTGACCATGCTGTG GGTGATGATCCGTACTTCAATAAGTTAATCCGTATACTGGCAACTAGGTGCATGAGTCAG GCAGTTTATTTCTGCAGTGGGGATCTTAGCCCTCCAGAATATCATCATTATGGGCTTGCAGCTCCTTTGTATACCCATTTCACATCACCTATAAGAAGATACGCAG ATGTCATTGTGCACAGGCTACTTGCTGCTTCTTTAGGAATATCAAAGTTACCGTCTGTATTTCAAGACAGACTCCAGCTCAGTAGTATTGCAGACA ATTTAAATTATCGGCATAGGAATGGCCAGTATGCAGGGCGAGCATCTGTAGAGCTACATACTCTAATTTATTTCAGGAAGAG GCCTACAGACACGGAGGCTAGAATAGTGAAAATAAGATCTAATGGCTTTTTTGTGTTTGTTCCCAA ATATGGCATAGAAGGACCTATATATTTGACAAAATCCGGAAAGGGAAATGGAGAATGGTACGTAGATGAGCAACAGCAGAAAATAAAAAGGATGGATGGTAGCCTTTCATACAGTGTTTTGCAGACAGTCCAAATTCACATGGAGGTTGTGGAGCCTCAGCCTAACCGTCCCAAACTTCAGCTTACTCTCATCTAG
- the LOC137821022 gene encoding exosome complex exonuclease RRP44 homolog A isoform X1, translating into MLHNKSFVKKTRAGKVMKQVREHYLRDDIYCGAPFCTVCDTSGARLNASPSTTILVVDTNVVLNQIDLLENQAFDNIVVLSIVLEEVKNKNMAVYNRIRALCSNSTKKFYVFSNEYHRDTYVKEMSGETKNDRNDRAIRVATQWYQNHLGGAVKVLLITNDRENKRKASEEGIFAETVESYVKSLDQPDLLDLLVRPASEDVNMEEVEDLRPSKRKVIYSEHKPMSEITSGLHRGIYHQGKLRVNRYNPFEAYVGRESIGDEIVIYGRSNMNRAFDGDVVAVELLPQDQWQEVSSLSIAGEEDENEDEDVHLAPNSADVAPRTIPQQGSSGQVNAVPNRPSGRIVGIIKRNWHSYCGSLEPMPMPAGSGGIAHALFVSKDRRIPKLRIQTRQLENLLDKRIIVAVDSWDRQSRYPSGHYVRTIGEIGDRDTESEVVLIENDINTRPFSSQVLACLPPLPWLVSSEDLSNPIRQDLRHLLVFSVDPPGCKDIDDALHCHALPNGNFEVGVHIADVTNFVHPGTPLDDEASQRGTSVYLVERRIDMLPKPLTEDICSLRSDVERLAFSVIWEMTPEADIISTRYTKSVIKSSAALSYVEAQARMDDSRLRDPITTDLRNMNSLAKKMRLRRIERGALTLASAEVKFQIDTETHDPLDIGMYQIREANQMVEEFMLAANVSVAEQILKSFSLCSLLRRHPTPTREMLEPLLQTAAAVGLHLDVSSSKALADSLDHAVGDDPYFNKLIRILATRCMSQAVYFCSGDLSPPEYHHYGLAAPLYTHFTSPIRRYADVIVHRLLAASLGISKLPSVFQDRLQLSSIADNLNYRHRNGQYAGRASVELHTLIYFRKRPTDTEARIVKIRSNGFFVFVPKYGIEGPIYLTKSGKGNGEWYVDEQQQKIKRMDGSLSYSVLQTVQIHMEVVEPQPNRPKLQLTLI; encoded by the exons ATGCTCCACAACAAGTCCTTCGTCAAGAAAACCAGGGCCGGCAAAGTCATGAAG CAAGTGCGGGAGCACTACCTGCGTGACGACATATACTGCGGCGCACCGTTTTGCACCGTTTGCGATACTTCGGGTGCTCGCCTCAACGCTTCCCCTTCAACAACCATTCTTGTCGTGGACACCAATGTCGTGCTCAATCAG ATTGATTTGCTGGAGAATCAGGCATTCGATAACATTGTGGTGTTGTCCATTGTGTTGGAAGAGGTTAAGAACAAGAATATGGCTGTTTACAATCGTATAAGAGCTCTCTGTAGCAATTCCACTAAGAAGTTCTATGTTTTTTCCAATGAGTACCACAG GGATACATATGTTAAGGAAATGAGTGGTGAAACTAAAAATGATAGGAATGATAGAG CTATCCGAGTGGCTACTCAGTGGTATCAGAATCATCTTGGTGGTGCAGTAAAGGTTTTGCTTATAACTAATGATAGAGAGAACAAAAGGAAGGCTAGTGAAGAAGGCATTTTTGCTGAAACAG TTGAGTCATATGTCAAGTCTTTAGACCAACCTGATCTACTTGATCTTCTTGTGCGGCCTGCATCAGAAGATGTGAACATGGAAGAGGTTGAAGATCTTAGACCATCCAAGAGGAAAGTCATATATTCAGAG CATAAGCCAATGTCAGAAATTACTTCTGGTTTGCATCGTGGAATATATCATCAAGGGAAGCTTCGCGTAAACCGTTACAATCCATTTGAAGCATATGTTGGGAGGGAGAGCATTGGTGATGAAATAGTTATTTATGGGCGCTCAAATATGAATCGAGCTTTTGATGGGGATGTTGTGGCAGTTGAACTTCTGCCACAGGACCAGTGGCAAGAAGTCTCATCTCTATCTATAGCTGGTGAAG AAGATGAGAATGAGGATGAAGATGTCCATCTAGCTCCAAATAGCGCTGATGTTGCACCTAGGACTATTCCTCAGCAGGGTTCTTCTGGACAAGTAAATGCTGTACCTAATCGTCCTTCGGGTCGTATTGTTGGTATTATAAAGAGGAACTGGCATTC GTATTGTGGATCTTTGGAGCCAATGCCTATGCCTGCAGGAAGTGGTGGAATTGCCCATGCCTTGTTTGTCTCCAAAGATCGCAGAATTCCCAAGCTTCGAATCCAAACACGCCAACTTGAGAACCTTTTGGATAAGAGGATTATTGTTGCAGTTGATTCTTGGGATCGTCAGTCTAGATATCCATCAGGCCATTATGTGCGAACTATAGGGGAGATAGGTGATAGAGATACTGAAAGTGAG GTGGTTTTgatagaaaatgatataaatacACGACCATTCTCTTCACAAGTGCTGGCATGCTTGCCACCATTGCCATGGTTGGTCTCTTCTGAAGATTTGTCCAATCCAATCAGGCAGGACTTGCGTCATCTGCTTGTGTTCAGTGTGGATCCTCCAG GCTGCAAGGATATTGATGATGCACTCCATTGTCACGCTCTTCCAAATGGAAACTTTGAAGTTGGAGTTC ATATTGCTGATGTTACAAATTTTGTTCATCCTGGCACTCCACTTGATGATGAGGCTTCACAGAGGGGTACATCTGTCTACCTTGTGGAGCGGCGAATAGACATGCTTCCCAAACCTCTTACGGAGG ATATATGTTCTCTTCGTTCTGATGTGGAAAGGCTAGCATTCTCTGTCATTTGG GAAATGACACCTGAAGCGGACATTATTTCCACCAGATATACAAAAAGTGTCATAAAGTCCTCTGCAGCATTGTCTTATGTTGAAGCACAAGCGAGGATGGATGATAG TCGACTGAGGGATCCCATTACTACAGATTTGAGGAATATGAATAGTTTGGCTAAG AAAATGAGATTGAGGCGCATTGAGAGAGGAGCTTTGACTCTAGCATCGGCTGAAGTCAAATTTCAAATTGACACAGAGACTCATGACCCTCTTGATATTG GAATGTACCAGATCCGGGAGGCCAACCAAATGGTGGAGGAGTTTATGCTTGCTGCTAATGTTTCCGTTGCAGAACAAATTCTTAAAAGTTTTTCGTTGTGCTCATtattaag GCGTCATCCAACTCCAACCAGAGAGATGCTTGAACCCTTATTACAGACTGCTGCTGCAGTTGGCTTGCACTTGGATGTTTCATCATCAAAAGCATTGGCTGATTCTCTTGACCATGCTGTG GGTGATGATCCGTACTTCAATAAGTTAATCCGTATACTGGCAACTAGGTGCATGAGTCAG GCAGTTTATTTCTGCAGTGGGGATCTTAGCCCTCCAGAATATCATCATTATGGGCTTGCAGCTCCTTTGTATACCCATTTCACATCACCTATAAGAAGATACGCAG ATGTCATTGTGCACAGGCTACTTGCTGCTTCTTTAGGAATATCAAAGTTACCGTCTGTATTTCAAGACAGACTCCAGCTCAGTAGTATTGCAGACA ATTTAAATTATCGGCATAGGAATGGCCAGTATGCAGGGCGAGCATCTGTAGAGCTACATACTCTAATTTATTTCAGGAAGAG GCCTACAGACACGGAGGCTAGAATAGTGAAAATAAGATCTAATGGCTTTTTTGTGTTTGTTCCCAA ATATGGCATAGAAGGACCTATATATTTGACAAAATCCGGAAAGGGAAATGGAGAATGGTACGTAGATGAGCAACAGCAGAAAATAAAAAGGATGGATGGTAGCCTTTCATACAGTGTTTTGCAGACAGTCCAAATTCACATGGAGGTTGTGGAGCCTCAGCCTAACCGTCCCAAACTTCAGCTTACTCTCATCTAG